In Falco naumanni isolate bFalNau1 chromosome 5, bFalNau1.pat, whole genome shotgun sequence, the following are encoded in one genomic region:
- the TIPRL gene encoding TIP41-like protein isoform X1, translated as MHPVFQSSRRDFTFGPWKLSAARTHIMKSAQAERLADELHMPSLPEMMFGDNILRIQHDRGFGIEFNATDALKCVNNCQGMIKVACAEEWQESRSETEHTKEVVKPYDWTYTTDYKGTLLGDTATLKVVPTTEHINTEKLKAREQIMFFEEVLLFEDELHDHGVSSLSVKIRVMPSSFFVLLRFFLRVDGVLIRMNDTRLHHEADKAYMLREYTSRESKISSLKDVPPSLFTEPNEISQYLPIKETICEKLEFPEKLEPKPAAALETMSVKSK; from the exons ATGCACCCCGTTTTCCAAAGCAGCCGGCGCGACTTCACCTTCGGGCCGTGGAAGCTGAGCGCCGCCCGGACGCACATCATGAAGTCGGCGCAGGCCGAAAG attGGCTGATGAATTACACATGCCTTCCCTGCCAGAGATGATGTTTGGAGACAATATCCTAAGAATACAGCATGATCGTGGTTTTGGAATTGAGTTCAATGCAAcagatgctttaaaatgtgTCAATAATTGTCAAGGTATGATCAAAGTGGCTTGTGCAGAGGAGTGGCAAGAAAGCAG gagCGAGACTGAGCACACTAAGGAAGTTGTCAAGCCATATGATTGGACTTACACAACAGACTACAAAGGAACATTGCTGGGAGATACCGCAACATTAAAG GTTGTTCCTACAACAGAACAcataaatacagagaaattgaaAGCCAGGGAGCAAATTATGTTTTTTGAAGAAGTACTTCTGTTTGAAGATGAACTTCATGATCATGGAGTATCAAGTTTGAGTGTAAAAATA agaGTTATGCCTTCCAGCTTTTTTGTGCTGTTGAGGTTTTTCTTGCGAGTTGATGGGGTGCTTATCAGGATGAATGATACAAGGCTTCATCACGAG gcTGACAAGGCCTACATGTTGCGAGAATATACAtccagagaaagcaaaatatcaaGTTTAAAG GACGTTCCACCTTCGCTGTTCACGGAACCTAACGAGATCTCTCAGTATCTACCCATAAAGGAGACAATTTGTGAAAAACTAGAATTCCCAGAGAAGTTGGAGCctaaaccagcagcagcact
- the TIPRL gene encoding TIP41-like protein isoform X2, with product MPSLPEMMFGDNILRIQHDRGFGIEFNATDALKCVNNCQGMIKVACAEEWQESRSETEHTKEVVKPYDWTYTTDYKGTLLGDTATLKVVPTTEHINTEKLKAREQIMFFEEVLLFEDELHDHGVSSLSVKIRVMPSSFFVLLRFFLRVDGVLIRMNDTRLHHEADKAYMLREYTSRESKISSLKDVPPSLFTEPNEISQYLPIKETICEKLEFPEKLEPKPAAALETMSVKSK from the exons ATGCCTTCCCTGCCAGAGATGATGTTTGGAGACAATATCCTAAGAATACAGCATGATCGTGGTTTTGGAATTGAGTTCAATGCAAcagatgctttaaaatgtgTCAATAATTGTCAAGGTATGATCAAAGTGGCTTGTGCAGAGGAGTGGCAAGAAAGCAG gagCGAGACTGAGCACACTAAGGAAGTTGTCAAGCCATATGATTGGACTTACACAACAGACTACAAAGGAACATTGCTGGGAGATACCGCAACATTAAAG GTTGTTCCTACAACAGAACAcataaatacagagaaattgaaAGCCAGGGAGCAAATTATGTTTTTTGAAGAAGTACTTCTGTTTGAAGATGAACTTCATGATCATGGAGTATCAAGTTTGAGTGTAAAAATA agaGTTATGCCTTCCAGCTTTTTTGTGCTGTTGAGGTTTTTCTTGCGAGTTGATGGGGTGCTTATCAGGATGAATGATACAAGGCTTCATCACGAG gcTGACAAGGCCTACATGTTGCGAGAATATACAtccagagaaagcaaaatatcaaGTTTAAAG GACGTTCCACCTTCGCTGTTCACGGAACCTAACGAGATCTCTCAGTATCTACCCATAAAGGAGACAATTTGTGAAAAACTAGAATTCCCAGAGAAGTTGGAGCctaaaccagcagcagcact
- the GPR161 gene encoding G-protein coupled receptor 161 isoform X3 has product MFLSIVLLLAAQHVSAAQHVSAAPALHALTMSSNSSLSNVKGLRNLTTQEDGAVRVTESIAIIVIAIFICLGNLVIVITLYRKSYLLTLSNKFVFSLTLSNFLLSVLVLPFVVTSSIRREWIFGVVWCNFSALLYMLISSASMLTLGLIAIDRYYAVLYPMVYPMKITGNRAVVALVAICHPLIYGLWNKTVRKELLGMCFGDRYYRESFVQRHRTSRLFSISNRITDLGLSPHLTALMAGGRPLGNSSSTGETGFSCSQDSGTDAMLLEDYSSDGPHAPHCVCPPRRRSSVTFEDEIEQIKEAAKNSVLHVKAEVHKSLDSYASSLARAIEADVKISLFGEDALPGALFPVRTLPGSSMNTRRGIRPHASQRLKLQSIDEGNI; this is encoded by the exons ATGTTTTTGAGCATTGTTCTGCTTCTAGCTGCTCAGCATGTCTCGGCTGCTCAGCATGTCTcggctgctccagctctgcacGCTTTGACCATGAGCAGCAATTCCTCCCTCAGCAATGTGAAGGGCCTGAGGAACCTCACCACGCAGGAAGATGGGGCGGTCAGAGTCACAGAGTCCATCGCTATCATCGTCATTGCTATTTTCATCTGTTTGGGCAACCTGGTGATTGTCATCACCCTGTACCGGAAATCTTACCTTCTCACGCTGAGCAACAAGTTTGTGTTCAGCCTGACCCTCTCCAACTTTCTACTCTCTGTACTGGTGCTACCTTTTGTTGTCACCAGCTCCATCAGGCGAGAATGGATCTTCGGAGTTGTTTGGTGCAATTTCTCAGCCCTGCTCTACATGCTGATCAGCTCAGCCAGCATGCTTACTCTTGGACTCATAGCTATAGACAG GTACTACGCTGTCCTGTACCCGATGGTTTACCCGATGAAGATAACGGGCAACAGAGCAGTGGTAGCTCTTGT TGCCATTTGCCATCCACTAATTTATGGACTGTGGAACAAGACAGTGCGCAAGGAACTACTAGGAATGTGCTTTGGGGATCGGTATTATCGTGAGTCCTTTGTTCAGCGACACAGGACATCGAGGTTATTCAGCATTTCCAATAGGATCACAG ATTTGGGACTATCTCCTCATCTCACTGCCCTCATGGCAGGTGGGCGACCAttaggaaacagcagcagcacaggagagacagGTTTCAGCTGCTCACAGGATTCAG gAACAGATGCAATGCTTCTTGAAGATTATAGCTCAGATGGTCCTCATGCCCCACACTGCGTTTGTCCTCCTCGAAGGAGGAGTTCAGTGACGTTTGAAGATGAAATAGAGCAAATTAAAG aagctgcAAAGAATTCTGTTCTTCATGTAAAAGCCGAAGTCCATAAATCTCTGGACAGTTACGCATCCAGTTTAGCAAGAGCTATTGAAGCTGATGTGAAAATCAGCTTGTTTGGGGAAGATGCTTTACCAGGAGCTCTGTTCCCTGTGCGGACTCTGCCAGGAAGCAGTATGAACACACGGCGTGGTATCAGACCCCATGCTAGCCAAAGACTTAAGTTGCAAAGCATCGATGAAGGGAATATTTGA
- the GPR161 gene encoding G-protein coupled receptor 161 isoform X1, with amino-acid sequence MFLSIVLLLAAQHVSAAQHVSAAPALHALTMSSNSSLSNVKGLRNLTTQEDGAVRVTESIAIIVIAIFICLGNLVIVITLYRKSYLLTLSNKFVFSLTLSNFLLSVLVLPFVVTSSIRREWIFGVVWCNFSALLYMLISSASMLTLGLIAIDRYYAVLYPMVYPMKITGNRAVVALVYVWLHSLIGCLPPLFGWSSLEFDQFKWMCVVAWHKEAGYTAFWQIWCALLPFMVMMICYGFIFRVARIKARKIHCGSIVIVEEDSQKNGRKNSSTSTSSSGSRRNAFQGVVYSANQCKAFITILVVIGAFVITWGPYMVVITSEALWGKNSISPALETLATWLSFSSAICHPLIYGLWNKTVRKELLGMCFGDRYYRESFVQRHRTSRLFSISNRITDLGLSPHLTALMAGGRPLGNSSSTGETGFSCSQDSGTDAMLLEDYSSDGPHAPHCVCPPRRRSSVTFEDEIEQIKEAAKNSVLHVKAEVHKSLDSYASSLARAIEADVKISLFGEDALPGALFPVRTLPGSSMNTRRGIRPHASQRLKLQSIDEGNI; translated from the exons ATGTTTTTGAGCATTGTTCTGCTTCTAGCTGCTCAGCATGTCTCGGCTGCTCAGCATGTCTcggctgctccagctctgcacGCTTTGACCATGAGCAGCAATTCCTCCCTCAGCAATGTGAAGGGCCTGAGGAACCTCACCACGCAGGAAGATGGGGCGGTCAGAGTCACAGAGTCCATCGCTATCATCGTCATTGCTATTTTCATCTGTTTGGGCAACCTGGTGATTGTCATCACCCTGTACCGGAAATCTTACCTTCTCACGCTGAGCAACAAGTTTGTGTTCAGCCTGACCCTCTCCAACTTTCTACTCTCTGTACTGGTGCTACCTTTTGTTGTCACCAGCTCCATCAGGCGAGAATGGATCTTCGGAGTTGTTTGGTGCAATTTCTCAGCCCTGCTCTACATGCTGATCAGCTCAGCCAGCATGCTTACTCTTGGACTCATAGCTATAGACAG GTACTACGCTGTCCTGTACCCGATGGTTTACCCGATGAAGATAACGGGCAACAGAGCAGTGGTAGCTCTTGTGTATGTGTGGCTACATTCCCTTATtggctgcctccctcccctttttGGCTGGTCATCTTTAGAGTTTGACCAATTCAAGTGGATGTGTGTGGTGGCCTGGCATAAAGAGGCTGGCTACACTGCCTTTTGGCAGATCTGGTGTGCACTGCTGCCTTTCATGGTCATGATGATCTGCTATGGATTCATATTCCGCGTGGCAAGGATTAAGGCCCGCAAAATCCACTGTGGTAGCATCGTCATTGTGGAGGAGGACTCCCAGAAGAACGGGAGGAAGAACTCCAGCACCTCCACATCCTCTTCTGGCAGCCGACGGAATGCTTTCCAAGGGGTTGTCTACTCAGCCAACCAGTGCAAAGCTTTCATAACCATCTTGGTTGTCATCGGTGCTTTCGTGATTACGTGGGGGCCTTACATGGTAGTAATTACATCAGAGGcgctttggggaaaaaatagtatttcccCTGCCTTGGAGACATTAGCTACATGGTTGTCCTTTTCCAGTGCCATTTGCCATCCACTAATTTATGGACTGTGGAACAAGACAGTGCGCAAGGAACTACTAGGAATGTGCTTTGGGGATCGGTATTATCGTGAGTCCTTTGTTCAGCGACACAGGACATCGAGGTTATTCAGCATTTCCAATAGGATCACAG ATTTGGGACTATCTCCTCATCTCACTGCCCTCATGGCAGGTGGGCGACCAttaggaaacagcagcagcacaggagagacagGTTTCAGCTGCTCACAGGATTCAG gAACAGATGCAATGCTTCTTGAAGATTATAGCTCAGATGGTCCTCATGCCCCACACTGCGTTTGTCCTCCTCGAAGGAGGAGTTCAGTGACGTTTGAAGATGAAATAGAGCAAATTAAAG aagctgcAAAGAATTCTGTTCTTCATGTAAAAGCCGAAGTCCATAAATCTCTGGACAGTTACGCATCCAGTTTAGCAAGAGCTATTGAAGCTGATGTGAAAATCAGCTTGTTTGGGGAAGATGCTTTACCAGGAGCTCTGTTCCCTGTGCGGACTCTGCCAGGAAGCAGTATGAACACACGGCGTGGTATCAGACCCCATGCTAGCCAAAGACTTAAGTTGCAAAGCATCGATGAAGGGAATATTTGA
- the GPR161 gene encoding G-protein coupled receptor 161 isoform X2, with protein MSSNSSLSNVKGLRNLTTQEDGAVRVTESIAIIVIAIFICLGNLVIVITLYRKSYLLTLSNKFVFSLTLSNFLLSVLVLPFVVTSSIRREWIFGVVWCNFSALLYMLISSASMLTLGLIAIDRYYAVLYPMVYPMKITGNRAVVALVYVWLHSLIGCLPPLFGWSSLEFDQFKWMCVVAWHKEAGYTAFWQIWCALLPFMVMMICYGFIFRVARIKARKIHCGSIVIVEEDSQKNGRKNSSTSTSSSGSRRNAFQGVVYSANQCKAFITILVVIGAFVITWGPYMVVITSEALWGKNSISPALETLATWLSFSSAICHPLIYGLWNKTVRKELLGMCFGDRYYRESFVQRHRTSRLFSISNRITDLGLSPHLTALMAGGRPLGNSSSTGETGFSCSQDSGTDAMLLEDYSSDGPHAPHCVCPPRRRSSVTFEDEIEQIKEAAKNSVLHVKAEVHKSLDSYASSLARAIEADVKISLFGEDALPGALFPVRTLPGSSMNTRRGIRPHASQRLKLQSIDEGNI; from the exons ATGAGCAGCAATTCCTCCCTCAGCAATGTGAAGGGCCTGAGGAACCTCACCACGCAGGAAGATGGGGCGGTCAGAGTCACAGAGTCCATCGCTATCATCGTCATTGCTATTTTCATCTGTTTGGGCAACCTGGTGATTGTCATCACCCTGTACCGGAAATCTTACCTTCTCACGCTGAGCAACAAGTTTGTGTTCAGCCTGACCCTCTCCAACTTTCTACTCTCTGTACTGGTGCTACCTTTTGTTGTCACCAGCTCCATCAGGCGAGAATGGATCTTCGGAGTTGTTTGGTGCAATTTCTCAGCCCTGCTCTACATGCTGATCAGCTCAGCCAGCATGCTTACTCTTGGACTCATAGCTATAGACAG GTACTACGCTGTCCTGTACCCGATGGTTTACCCGATGAAGATAACGGGCAACAGAGCAGTGGTAGCTCTTGTGTATGTGTGGCTACATTCCCTTATtggctgcctccctcccctttttGGCTGGTCATCTTTAGAGTTTGACCAATTCAAGTGGATGTGTGTGGTGGCCTGGCATAAAGAGGCTGGCTACACTGCCTTTTGGCAGATCTGGTGTGCACTGCTGCCTTTCATGGTCATGATGATCTGCTATGGATTCATATTCCGCGTGGCAAGGATTAAGGCCCGCAAAATCCACTGTGGTAGCATCGTCATTGTGGAGGAGGACTCCCAGAAGAACGGGAGGAAGAACTCCAGCACCTCCACATCCTCTTCTGGCAGCCGACGGAATGCTTTCCAAGGGGTTGTCTACTCAGCCAACCAGTGCAAAGCTTTCATAACCATCTTGGTTGTCATCGGTGCTTTCGTGATTACGTGGGGGCCTTACATGGTAGTAATTACATCAGAGGcgctttggggaaaaaatagtatttcccCTGCCTTGGAGACATTAGCTACATGGTTGTCCTTTTCCAGTGCCATTTGCCATCCACTAATTTATGGACTGTGGAACAAGACAGTGCGCAAGGAACTACTAGGAATGTGCTTTGGGGATCGGTATTATCGTGAGTCCTTTGTTCAGCGACACAGGACATCGAGGTTATTCAGCATTTCCAATAGGATCACAG ATTTGGGACTATCTCCTCATCTCACTGCCCTCATGGCAGGTGGGCGACCAttaggaaacagcagcagcacaggagagacagGTTTCAGCTGCTCACAGGATTCAG gAACAGATGCAATGCTTCTTGAAGATTATAGCTCAGATGGTCCTCATGCCCCACACTGCGTTTGTCCTCCTCGAAGGAGGAGTTCAGTGACGTTTGAAGATGAAATAGAGCAAATTAAAG aagctgcAAAGAATTCTGTTCTTCATGTAAAAGCCGAAGTCCATAAATCTCTGGACAGTTACGCATCCAGTTTAGCAAGAGCTATTGAAGCTGATGTGAAAATCAGCTTGTTTGGGGAAGATGCTTTACCAGGAGCTCTGTTCCCTGTGCGGACTCTGCCAGGAAGCAGTATGAACACACGGCGTGGTATCAGACCCCATGCTAGCCAAAGACTTAAGTTGCAAAGCATCGATGAAGGGAATATTTGA